One window of the Carnobacterium maltaromaticum DSM 20342 genome contains the following:
- a CDS encoding ZIP family metal transporter, translated as MIQFLMQFEPWQQALIGTLFTWGLTALGSALVFFFKDINRDVFNLMLGFASGVMIAASFWSLLDPALDMAEANGSIPWLVVGIGFAVGGLFLYLADKLLPHMHFGENHEVEGLPSNLRRTILLVFSITLHNIPEGLAVGVAFGAANQVSGSPEAGIAAALAVAIGIGIQNFPEGAAVSIPLRQEGLSRTKAFLYGQASGIVEPIAGVIGAILVTYVSSVLPYALAFAAGAMIYVVVEELIPEAQQKQTAKGAHYATFGVMVGFLIMMILDVALG; from the coding sequence ATGATTCAATTTTTAATGCAGTTTGAACCGTGGCAACAAGCACTAATTGGTACGTTATTTACTTGGGGACTAACTGCTTTAGGATCCGCATTAGTTTTCTTCTTTAAAGATATTAACCGCGATGTTTTTAACCTAATGCTAGGTTTCGCTTCTGGGGTTATGATTGCCGCAAGTTTTTGGTCATTGTTAGACCCAGCATTAGATATGGCGGAAGCAAATGGCTCAATTCCGTGGTTAGTCGTGGGAATTGGTTTTGCTGTGGGAGGACTTTTTCTTTATCTAGCGGATAAATTATTGCCTCATATGCATTTCGGTGAAAACCATGAAGTGGAAGGTTTGCCTAGTAACTTACGCCGGACAATTTTACTAGTTTTCTCAATTACCCTGCACAATATTCCCGAGGGTCTAGCTGTAGGAGTTGCTTTTGGAGCAGCAAACCAGGTGTCTGGTAGTCCAGAAGCTGGGATTGCGGCAGCCTTAGCAGTAGCAATTGGAATTGGGATTCAAAATTTTCCTGAAGGTGCGGCTGTTTCCATACCACTTAGACAAGAAGGGTTAAGTCGGACAAAAGCGTTCTTATATGGACAAGCTTCTGGAATTGTTGAACCGATAGCTGGCGTAATTGGGGCTATTTTAGTGACCTATGTCAGTTCAGTCTTACCTTATGCACTAGCATTTGCAGCTGGAGCAATGATTTATGTTGTTGTCGAAGAATTAATTCCTGAGGCTCAACAAAAACAAACAGCCAAAGGCGCTCATTATGCTACTTTTGGGGTGATGGTTGGTTTTTTGATTATGATGATTTTAGATGTAGCACTAGGTTAA
- the pyrF gene encoding orotidine-5'-phosphate decarboxylase, translating into MQSKPIIALDFSTSEEIKQFLAHFKEEQLFVKVGMELYYQNGPEVVKLMKSLGHQIFLDLKLHDIPNTVERSMKGLAALDVDMINVHAAGGKQMMEAAMNGIISGTPAGSQRPELIAVTQLTSTTQEAMRTEQLIQVPLLQSVIHYAKLTQSAGLDGVVCSALEAQLIKENTASDFLCVTPGIRPAGDEKGDQKRVATPARARAAGSSFIVVGRPITLAADPVKAYHTIKNQWNGVED; encoded by the coding sequence ATGCAATCGAAACCAATTATCGCATTGGATTTTTCAACTAGCGAAGAAATAAAGCAATTTTTAGCTCATTTTAAAGAGGAACAATTATTTGTTAAAGTCGGAATGGAATTATATTATCAAAATGGACCTGAAGTTGTAAAATTAATGAAAAGTTTAGGTCATCAAATTTTTCTTGACTTAAAGCTACATGATATCCCCAATACAGTTGAACGGTCAATGAAAGGTCTGGCAGCTTTGGATGTAGATATGATTAATGTTCATGCTGCAGGCGGTAAACAGATGATGGAAGCTGCAATGAACGGCATTATTTCTGGTACTCCTGCTGGAAGTCAACGTCCAGAATTGATTGCAGTAACGCAATTAACTTCTACAACACAAGAAGCTATGAGAACGGAACAATTAATTCAGGTTCCATTGTTACAAAGTGTGATCCACTATGCAAAACTAACACAAAGTGCTGGTTTAGATGGTGTCGTTTGCTCGGCTTTAGAAGCGCAGTTAATTAAAGAAAATACAGCTTCTGATTTCTTATGTGTGACACCTGGAATTCGTCCAGCCGGAGATGAAAAAGGCGACCAAAAACGAGTAGCTACACCAGCTCGAGCTCGAGCGGCGGGTTCAAGTTTTATTGTTGTAGGTCGTCCAATTACATTAGCAGCAGATCCTGTAAAAGCGTATCATACAATTAAAAATCAATGGAATGGAGTCGAAGATTAA
- a CDS encoding NAD(P)/FAD-dependent oxidoreductase — MENDELYDITIIGAGPAGLFSAFYSGLREMKTKVLECHPILGGKLNLYTEKMIWDVGGLPPLPGGKLVEHLVQQAKTFHPMIKTNEKIVSIDKNEAGHFILTAENGAIHYSKTVVLAIGWGILKPKKIELTDVEKFEKTNLNYTIQNPQSLKGKQVLLSGGGNSAVDWANLLEPIADYVHLVYRKDELKGHEAEVSKLLASKVKCHFNQTIEAFIPDESDTKIAKVQLTDSQSGATQFIEIDEVVINHGYEEESTIFKQNTVGLKQKDNYYIEISPAGISNVPGIFAAGDVVHHEGKLHLIAGAFQDAANAVNQAKLYLDPTAHSHAAVSSHNDKFTDQNKVLVEEFFYNE; from the coding sequence ATGGAGAATGATGAATTATACGATATAACAATTATTGGAGCTGGCCCAGCTGGTTTATTCAGTGCTTTTTATAGTGGATTGCGGGAAATGAAAACTAAAGTGCTTGAATGTCATCCTATATTAGGTGGCAAACTCAATTTATATACGGAAAAAATGATTTGGGATGTGGGTGGATTACCGCCTTTACCTGGTGGAAAATTAGTAGAACATCTTGTTCAGCAAGCAAAAACCTTTCATCCCATGATAAAAACCAATGAAAAAATTGTGTCTATTGATAAAAATGAGGCCGGTCATTTTATTTTAACGGCTGAAAACGGTGCAATACACTACTCAAAAACAGTGGTATTAGCCATCGGTTGGGGAATTCTAAAGCCTAAAAAAATCGAACTCACTGATGTTGAAAAATTTGAAAAAACTAATTTAAATTACACCATTCAAAATCCCCAAAGCTTAAAAGGCAAACAAGTCTTATTGTCTGGTGGCGGTAACTCAGCTGTGGATTGGGCCAATTTATTAGAGCCGATTGCGGATTATGTTCACTTAGTTTATCGTAAAGACGAGTTAAAAGGACACGAAGCAGAAGTCAGTAAACTACTAGCTAGCAAAGTGAAATGCCATTTTAATCAAACGATTGAGGCTTTTATTCCAGATGAGTCAGACACGAAAATTGCAAAAGTTCAATTAACAGATTCACAATCTGGAGCTACTCAATTTATTGAAATTGATGAAGTAGTCATCAATCATGGGTATGAGGAAGAAAGTACCATTTTTAAACAAAATACGGTTGGGCTCAAACAAAAAGATAATTACTATATTGAAATCAGCCCAGCTGGTATTTCTAATGTTCCAGGTATTTTTGCGGCAGGGGATGTGGTTCATCATGAAGGGAAGTTGCACCTAATTGCTGGAGCATTCCAAGATGCTGCGAATGCAGTTAACCAAGCCAAGCTTTATTTAGATCCAACGGCTCATTCTCATGCAGCAGTTTCTTCACACAATGATAAATTTACTGATCAAAATAAAGTTCTAGTTGAAGAATTTTTTTACAATGAATGA
- a CDS encoding ABC transporter ATP-binding protein, with protein sequence MATIETKELSIAYEKNLIVEKLNLTIPTGKITSIIGANGCGKSTVIKTIGRVLKQKMGSVYLNGEDIQKLPTKEIAQQMAVLPQEQQAPSGMTVEELVIYGRFPHQKGFGKLTTYDKEIIAKAIQQTKLTQYKNREVDSLSGGQRQKVWIAMALAQETELILLDEPTTYLDLAHQLEILELLEQLNQKEQRTIVMVLHDINLAARFSDFMVAINGGTIIEKGSPKEVMTTEILKKTFQIDALITEDPRTKKPLCLTYNLLS encoded by the coding sequence ATGGCAACAATTGAGACTAAGGAATTATCCATTGCCTATGAGAAAAATTTAATTGTTGAAAAATTAAATTTAACGATTCCAACGGGGAAGATTACAAGTATAATTGGAGCAAATGGCTGCGGAAAATCAACTGTCATTAAGACGATTGGACGCGTATTGAAACAGAAAATGGGGAGTGTATATTTAAATGGTGAGGATATTCAGAAACTTCCAACTAAAGAGATTGCTCAACAAATGGCTGTTTTGCCTCAAGAACAGCAAGCCCCAAGTGGAATGACCGTTGAAGAATTGGTCATTTATGGACGCTTTCCTCATCAAAAAGGCTTTGGAAAATTAACTACCTATGATAAAGAGATTATTGCTAAAGCCATTCAGCAAACAAAACTCACACAGTATAAAAACCGTGAAGTAGATAGTTTATCTGGTGGACAACGCCAAAAAGTTTGGATTGCGATGGCTTTGGCGCAAGAAACAGAGTTAATTTTACTAGATGAACCAACAACATACTTGGACTTAGCTCATCAATTAGAAATTTTAGAGTTACTTGAACAATTAAATCAAAAAGAACAACGAACTATTGTAATGGTGCTTCATGATATTAATTTAGCTGCACGTTTTTCTGATTTTATGGTGGCGATTAATGGCGGGACTATTATTGAAAAAGGTAGCCCGAAAGAAGTCATGACAACTGAAATATTAAAAAAGACGTTTCAAATTGATGCCTTGATTACAGAAGATCCACGAACTAAAAAACCATTATGTCTAACTTACAATTTACTTAGCTAA
- the pyrE gene encoding orotate phosphoribosyltransferase — protein MTLEKTIAKDLLTIEAVSLSPNAPFTWASGIKSPIYCDNRITMSYPKVRREIAQGLADLIKTNYPDAEVIAGTATAGIPHAAWVADLLDLPMVYIRGKAKEHGKGNQIEGRINPNQKMVIIEDLISTGGSVIEAAVAAKNEGADVIGTAAIFTYELPKGLANFKENKLSFHTLTNYSTLIDVALEMGSIKAEDITLLKEWKKDPASWGK, from the coding sequence ATGACATTAGAAAAAACGATTGCAAAAGATTTATTAACGATTGAGGCAGTTAGCCTAAGCCCGAATGCACCTTTCACATGGGCTAGTGGAATTAAAAGTCCTATTTATTGTGATAATCGGATTACGATGAGTTACCCAAAGGTCCGACGTGAAATTGCTCAAGGACTAGCAGATTTAATTAAAACCAATTATCCAGATGCAGAAGTGATTGCCGGAACAGCAACAGCAGGGATTCCTCATGCAGCTTGGGTCGCTGACTTATTGGATTTACCGATGGTTTATATTCGTGGCAAAGCGAAAGAACATGGCAAAGGCAATCAAATAGAGGGACGAATCAATCCCAATCAAAAAATGGTTATTATTGAAGATTTAATTTCAACAGGTGGCAGTGTGATTGAAGCTGCGGTTGCTGCTAAAAATGAAGGTGCAGACGTGATTGGAACAGCTGCTATCTTTACGTATGAATTACCTAAAGGTTTAGCCAACTTTAAAGAAAATAAATTATCTTTCCATACATTAACCAATTATTCAACTTTAATTGATGTTGCTTTAGAAATGGGTTCAATTAAAGCGGAAGATATCACATTATTAAAAGAATGGAAAAAAGATCCTGCTAGTTGGGGGAAATAA
- a CDS encoding dihydroorotate dehydrogenase: MNRLAVKLPGLDLKNPIMPASGCFGFGEEYAKYFDLNVLGSMMVKAATLEPRFGNATPRVAETPSGMLNAIGLQNPGLDVIMRDKLPKLEKYNVPIIANVAGSTKEDYVTVCEKISLAPNVHAIELNVSCPNVKHGGIAFGTDPEVIYDLTKAVKEVSSVPIYVKLSPNVTDIVPIAKAVEAAGADGITMINTLLGMRIDLKTKKPILANQTGGLSGPAIKPVAIRMIHQVSHAVDIPIIGMGGVYTVDDVLEMFMAGASAVAIGTANFTDPTICPKLIQELPKRMDELGISTLSELIKEVREGR; this comes from the coding sequence ATGAATCGTTTAGCAGTAAAATTACCAGGTCTTGATTTAAAAAATCCAATTATGCCAGCAAGTGGTTGTTTTGGTTTTGGAGAAGAGTATGCTAAATACTTTGATTTAAACGTCTTAGGCTCTATGATGGTTAAAGCCGCTACTTTAGAACCTAGATTTGGAAATGCAACTCCCAGAGTAGCTGAAACACCAAGTGGAATGTTAAATGCCATTGGATTACAAAACCCTGGTTTAGATGTTATTATGCGAGACAAACTGCCTAAATTAGAAAAATATAATGTTCCGATTATTGCAAATGTAGCCGGTTCAACAAAAGAAGATTATGTCACAGTTTGCGAAAAAATCAGTTTGGCCCCTAATGTCCATGCAATTGAGTTAAATGTTTCTTGTCCGAATGTAAAACATGGCGGAATCGCCTTTGGAACAGACCCAGAAGTGATTTATGATTTAACAAAAGCTGTTAAGGAAGTTTCAAGTGTTCCTATCTATGTTAAATTATCACCAAATGTCACAGACATTGTCCCAATTGCTAAAGCTGTTGAGGCTGCAGGAGCAGATGGCATTACGATGATCAATACTTTGCTTGGGATGCGGATTGATTTGAAAACAAAGAAGCCTATTTTAGCCAATCAAACAGGTGGATTATCGGGACCAGCAATTAAACCTGTAGCCATTCGAATGATTCATCAAGTGAGTCATGCAGTTGACATACCAATTATCGGTATGGGCGGAGTCTACACAGTTGATGATGTTTTAGAGATGTTTATGGCAGGTGCTAGTGCTGTGGCTATTGGAACAGCTAATTTTACAGATCCAACCATTTGTCCTAAATTAATTCAAGAATTACCAAAAAGAATGGATGAACTGGGAATTTCAACACTTAGTGAACTGATTAAAGAAGTACGGGAAGGAAGATAA
- a CDS encoding ABC transporter substrate-binding protein, which produces MKHLFTGKKVVFITIISSFLFVLGCGNASNKGENTEEDTRQIKTELGEVKVPKSPKRVIVQYITGDVLALGIEPVGMSEVYDSAAYEDKVKDVKDLGQWAEWDEEEMMDLDPDLILTIDKATYERFSKIAPTVYVPYGEMTTTERVTFIGDVLNKSSQAEKVLKEYNDNIIDSQKKLKDVGFDQSTVSIFEGGLKEMMVIGQKFGTGLVAYDNLKLIAPEKIQKEVLDKDEFTVSLSLEVLPEYAGDYIIRNTYDGMDNMNDSAIWKALPAIENKHLIEIPFGLSYYTDILSANAQIDFIRDQLIEKATTN; this is translated from the coding sequence ATGAAACATTTATTTACAGGTAAAAAGGTAGTATTTATTACCATCATCAGTTCTTTCCTATTTGTGCTTGGCTGTGGTAATGCCAGTAACAAAGGGGAAAATACAGAAGAAGATACACGTCAAATTAAAACAGAATTGGGCGAGGTAAAAGTTCCCAAGTCACCAAAACGTGTGATTGTCCAATATATCACTGGAGATGTTTTGGCTTTAGGAATTGAGCCGGTAGGTATGTCAGAAGTGTATGATTCTGCTGCTTATGAAGACAAAGTTAAAGACGTAAAAGATTTAGGTCAGTGGGCTGAATGGGATGAGGAAGAAATGATGGACTTAGATCCGGATTTGATTTTGACTATCGATAAAGCCACCTATGAACGCTTCAGTAAAATTGCGCCGACAGTTTATGTCCCTTATGGTGAAATGACAACTACTGAACGTGTGACCTTTATTGGGGATGTTTTAAATAAATCAAGTCAAGCTGAAAAAGTATTAAAAGAGTATAATGATAACATCATTGATTCACAAAAAAAATTAAAAGATGTAGGTTTTGATCAATCAACAGTTTCTATCTTTGAAGGTGGATTAAAAGAAATGATGGTTATTGGCCAAAAATTCGGAACAGGATTAGTTGCCTATGATAATCTGAAATTAATTGCACCAGAAAAAATCCAAAAAGAAGTCCTAGATAAGGATGAATTTACGGTTTCGTTATCACTGGAAGTCTTACCAGAATATGCAGGAGATTACATTATTCGCAATACCTATGATGGAATGGATAATATGAATGATAGCGCAATCTGGAAAGCTTTGCCAGCTATCGAAAATAAACACTTAATCGAAATACCGTTTGGTTTAAGCTATTATACGGATATTTTATCTGCCAATGCGCAAATCGACTTTATCCGCGATCAACTAATTGAAAAAGCAACGACTAATTAA
- a CDS encoding YaiI/YqxD family protein: MHIYIDADACPVKDIIISEATQRLLAVTIVTSFSHFSTVLQPAGVDTIYVDNGAEAADYRIMRLIKKYDVLVTQDYGLASLALAKGAIVLHQTGFRYSTENIDQLLQSRYLSAMQRKSGKRTKGPKAFTNEDREKFRALFIETISSK; the protein is encoded by the coding sequence GTGCATATTTATATTGACGCTGATGCTTGTCCAGTTAAAGACATTATTATTTCTGAAGCAACTCAACGCTTATTAGCTGTTACGATTGTCACAAGTTTTTCTCATTTTTCAACTGTTCTCCAACCTGCTGGTGTGGATACTATTTATGTTGACAATGGTGCCGAAGCAGCCGATTATCGCATTATGCGTTTAATAAAAAAATACGATGTTCTCGTAACTCAAGACTACGGTTTAGCCTCTCTTGCTCTTGCAAAAGGAGCTATTGTTCTTCATCAAACTGGATTCCGTTATTCAACTGAAAATATCGATCAATTGTTGCAATCCCGCTATTTAAGCGCTATGCAAAGAAAAAGTGGCAAACGAACCAAAGGACCTAAAGCTTTTACAAATGAAGATCGTGAAAAATTTAGAGCTCTATTTATTGAAACAATCTCTAGTAAATGA
- a CDS encoding FecCD family ABC transporter permease: MKKRKNPLFILLLLSLFLIGLIIWSLNTGKMALTPNEIMQIILGNGTAKAHLIIFEFRLPKILLGIFVGIGMGISGCLMQSLLKNDMASPGTLGISSGSGVFVIFALMMGMREVSPLMLPIMAFIGGLLAAGLIFIFSYQRGKQLSPLTLILTGVALATGYDALTLLFSLRMDTDKFEFAQRWMAGSLWGDQWSYLLFLIPCILILSLWAYFHSIHLNALHLGNESAIGLGVSVKKEFLLMAFVSILLSSVSVAIGGNFFFVGMISPHIAKKMVGVNHKYSIPASGLVGGIIILLSDTLLRASHLSGTIPVGLLITIISTPYFLYLLARSR, from the coding sequence TTGAAAAAACGAAAAAATCCGCTTTTTATTTTGCTTTTACTTAGTCTATTTTTAATAGGTCTCATTATTTGGAGTTTAAATACCGGGAAAATGGCATTAACACCAAATGAAATCATGCAAATCATACTAGGAAATGGAACTGCTAAAGCACATTTAATTATTTTTGAATTTCGATTGCCCAAAATTCTGCTAGGTATTTTTGTTGGTATTGGAATGGGTATTTCTGGGTGCCTAATGCAAAGTTTGCTTAAAAATGATATGGCTAGCCCGGGAACGCTAGGGATTAGCTCTGGATCAGGGGTATTCGTTATTTTTGCTTTAATGATGGGGATGCGTGAAGTATCGCCTTTAATGCTGCCGATTATGGCTTTTATTGGTGGGTTATTAGCTGCTGGGCTGATTTTTATTTTTTCCTATCAACGAGGAAAACAACTGTCACCATTAACGTTGATCTTAACTGGAGTTGCCTTAGCTACAGGCTACGATGCATTAACCTTATTATTTTCTTTAAGGATGGATACGGATAAATTTGAGTTTGCTCAAAGATGGATGGCAGGTAGTTTATGGGGGGATCAATGGTCTTATTTACTTTTTTTAATTCCGTGTATTTTAATACTTTCCCTATGGGCCTATTTTCATTCAATTCATCTAAATGCGTTACATCTAGGGAACGAATCAGCGATTGGTTTAGGTGTTTCAGTAAAAAAAGAATTTTTATTGATGGCATTTGTTAGTATTTTATTGTCTTCGGTAAGTGTCGCAATTGGAGGTAATTTCTTCTTTGTAGGAATGATTAGTCCCCATATTGCCAAAAAAATGGTCGGAGTGAATCATAAATATTCTATTCCAGCCTCAGGTTTAGTCGGTGGAATTATTATTTTACTTTCAGATACACTCCTACGTGCCAGTCATTTAAGTGGAACTATTCCAGTGGGGTTATTAATTACAATTATCAGTACCCCTTATTTTTTATATTTATTAGCAAGAAGTCGTTAG
- a CDS encoding citrate/2-methylcitrate synthase: protein MVEVHLNVTPEILQLTALCVHNSQIDSDLYQKLDVKKGLRDINGKGVLAGLTNISTVQPQTVKNGEVVSPDGLLEYRGINIKELTTGYMHDNRFGFEEVTYLLLFGILPTKAELADFQKILAQKRTLPTNFVRDVVMKASSRDIMNALSRSVLTLASYDKQADDISLANVLNQSLMLISVFPLLSVYAYHAFNHYERGESLYIHYPDETLSTAENLLRMLRPNKEYTESEALILDLALVLHMEHGGGNNSSFTTHVVTSSGTDTYSTIAAALGSLKGPKHGGANIKVVEMFEDLKQNVADYQDEEQVASYLRKLLNKEAFDKKGLIYGMGHAVYSISDPRAEIFKGFVQQLAEEKGRIDEFELYSLVEQLAPKIIGEERHIYKGVSANVDFFSGFVYSMLGLPTELYTPVFAIARIVGWSAHRLEELINTNKIIRPAYDSILASTSYVPLDAR from the coding sequence ATGGTTGAGGTACATTTGAACGTGACGCCAGAAATTTTACAATTAACCGCATTATGTGTGCATAATAGTCAAATCGATTCTGATTTATATCAAAAACTAGATGTAAAAAAAGGATTGCGAGATATTAACGGAAAAGGTGTCTTGGCTGGACTAACCAATATTTCAACTGTCCAACCACAAACTGTAAAAAATGGTGAAGTTGTTTCGCCAGATGGACTTTTAGAATATCGAGGAATCAATATCAAAGAGTTAACAACTGGTTATATGCATGACAATCGTTTTGGTTTTGAAGAAGTCACTTATTTATTATTGTTTGGCATTTTACCAACAAAGGCAGAATTAGCAGATTTCCAAAAAATTCTAGCACAAAAAAGAACACTGCCAACCAATTTTGTGAGGGATGTTGTCATGAAAGCCTCTAGTCGGGATATCATGAACGCTTTATCTAGAAGTGTTTTAACTCTGGCTTCTTATGATAAACAAGCTGATGACATTTCTTTGGCTAACGTATTGAATCAAAGCTTGATGTTAATTAGTGTTTTTCCATTATTATCAGTCTACGCCTACCATGCTTTTAATCATTATGAACGTGGTGAAAGTTTATATATTCATTATCCTGATGAGACCCTGTCTACTGCAGAAAATTTATTACGGATGCTTCGTCCAAATAAAGAATATACAGAGTCGGAAGCCTTAATTTTAGACTTAGCGCTAGTCTTGCATATGGAACATGGCGGAGGGAATAATTCTAGCTTCACAACGCATGTTGTTACGTCTTCTGGCACAGATACCTATTCAACAATTGCAGCAGCTCTAGGGTCTTTAAAAGGTCCTAAACATGGTGGAGCAAATATTAAAGTAGTGGAAATGTTTGAAGATTTAAAACAAAATGTAGCAGATTATCAGGATGAAGAACAAGTCGCTAGTTATTTGCGGAAGTTATTAAATAAGGAAGCTTTTGATAAAAAAGGCCTAATTTATGGAATGGGACATGCAGTTTATTCGATTTCAGATCCCAGAGCTGAGATATTTAAAGGTTTTGTCCAGCAATTAGCTGAAGAAAAAGGGCGCATAGATGAATTTGAGCTCTATTCATTAGTTGAGCAGCTAGCTCCTAAAATTATTGGCGAAGAACGACATATTTACAAAGGAGTTAGTGCCAATGTTGATTTCTTTAGTGGGTTTGTTTACAGCATGCTAGGGTTGCCGACGGAACTTTATACGCCTGTGTTTGCAATTGCTCGGATTGTTGGTTGGAGTGCGCATCGTTTGGAAGAGCTAATCAACACCAACAAAATTATCCGACCTGCCTACGATAGCATTCTAGCTTCGACTTCGTATGTACCACTTGATGCACGTTAA
- a CDS encoding FecCD family ABC transporter permease: protein MNSSTKNKYPFSYSTFILIGLVLLLILFILSISFGAAKIEVNTAWQAVFSYHENEMDHKIIRTLRLPRTIADLIVGASLAVTGAIMQGTTRNPMADSGLLGISSGAAFAVALCLAFVPEYTYWQMLLYSCLGAAFTTTITYGMAAFGKKGLTPQRLLLSGIAVSMLFGALSTLIAIQFKLGKAMVYWSAGGTASANWTDLKVLTPVFIIGVIGSIFLSPKITILQLGEDIAVGLGLKASWIKVNSVLIVLILTGLSVILVGPISFVGLIVPHIVRFFVGIDYRRIIPASLIYGAVFLIAADLLGRLINQPKETPLGIIFAIIGVPFFLFLSRQQGRDFN from the coding sequence ATGAACAGTTCAACCAAAAATAAATACCCGTTTTCTTACTCAACCTTTATCTTAATTGGTCTTGTTTTATTGCTGATTCTATTTATCTTATCGATTTCTTTTGGTGCAGCAAAAATAGAAGTCAACACAGCCTGGCAAGCTGTTTTTTCTTATCATGAGAATGAAATGGACCATAAAATTATTCGCACATTACGTTTACCTAGAACAATTGCTGATTTAATTGTTGGAGCAAGCTTGGCTGTTACGGGAGCTATTATGCAAGGGACAACCCGTAATCCAATGGCCGATTCAGGATTATTAGGCATTAGTTCTGGGGCAGCTTTCGCTGTCGCTTTATGTTTAGCCTTTGTTCCTGAATACACCTACTGGCAAATGCTTTTATATTCATGTTTAGGTGCTGCTTTCACAACAACGATTACTTATGGTATGGCAGCCTTTGGGAAAAAAGGTCTTACGCCCCAACGGTTACTTTTATCTGGAATTGCCGTTTCAATGTTATTTGGAGCACTAAGTACATTAATTGCCATTCAATTTAAATTAGGCAAAGCAATGGTTTATTGGTCTGCTGGTGGAACCGCGAGTGCCAATTGGACTGATTTAAAAGTCTTGACCCCAGTATTTATAATCGGAGTAATTGGTTCTATTTTTCTTTCGCCTAAAATAACTATTCTTCAATTAGGTGAAGATATAGCTGTCGGATTGGGTCTTAAAGCAAGTTGGATTAAAGTGAATTCAGTTTTAATCGTTCTAATTTTAACTGGATTATCCGTTATTCTTGTTGGACCAATTAGTTTTGTTGGTTTAATTGTTCCTCATATTGTCCGATTTTTTGTGGGTATTGACTACCGTCGCATTATTCCAGCAAGTTTGATTTATGGAGCTGTATTTTTGATTGCAGCAGACCTACTGGGACGCCTAATCAATCAGCCTAAAGAAACACCTTTGGGAATTATTTTTGCTATTATTGGAGTTCCTTTCTTCCTGTTTCTTTCACGACAACAGGGGAGGGATTTTAATTGA